The Streptomyces sp. NBC_00344 genome includes a window with the following:
- a CDS encoding APC family permease: MKKDRAGKPDEAERGAKQSKEDDDSLSAFGYKPELKRTLGNFHTFAAGISYISILTGTFQLFYFGVSFGGPAYWWSWPMVFIGQLMVALCFCELAARYPVAGSVYNWAKKLGGPHIGWLGGWMMLTATMVSLAAVALAYQVTLPQISSVFQFVGDGSGSTDAAKNAVLLGTVLILFTTLVNAFGVKLMASINSAGVMIELIAAVVLIILLAAHITRGPSAITQTYGIGAGMPLGYFGAFLTASLASAYVMYGFDTASSLGEESMDPSRNAPRAILRALCFSFLLGGLILLFALLAVPNLQSKKLAVDGLQYVVLSTLGSTVGQIVLWCVVIAITVCELAVQAAGIRLAFAMARDNCLPASSLLARVSPRFKTPVLPAIIIGLVAVAILVVNINQPQIFSVITSIAIIMIYLAYLLVTAPMLVRRLRGTWEPVEGRFTLGRFGLPVNILAVLWGAAMSLNLAWPRPEVYNATGPHHWYLRWGAFVFIGIVAGGGFLYYWFVQRKRTGTLEAHRAVVADATPPTVP, encoded by the coding sequence TCCTCACGGGCACCTTCCAGCTGTTCTACTTCGGTGTCAGCTTCGGCGGGCCCGCCTACTGGTGGTCCTGGCCGATGGTCTTCATCGGCCAGCTGATGGTCGCCCTCTGCTTCTGCGAGCTGGCTGCCCGCTATCCGGTGGCGGGTTCCGTCTACAACTGGGCGAAGAAACTCGGCGGGCCGCACATCGGCTGGCTGGGCGGCTGGATGATGCTCACCGCGACCATGGTGTCGCTGGCCGCGGTGGCCCTCGCCTATCAGGTGACGCTGCCTCAGATCTCCAGCGTGTTCCAGTTCGTGGGGGACGGCAGCGGTTCGACCGACGCCGCGAAGAACGCCGTACTGCTCGGCACGGTGCTGATCCTCTTCACCACCCTGGTGAACGCCTTCGGCGTCAAACTGATGGCAAGTATCAACTCCGCCGGTGTGATGATCGAGCTGATCGCGGCTGTCGTACTGATCATCCTGCTCGCCGCCCACATCACCCGCGGCCCCTCCGCGATCACCCAGACCTACGGGATCGGCGCGGGCATGCCCCTGGGCTACTTCGGCGCGTTCCTGACCGCGTCCCTCGCCTCCGCCTACGTGATGTACGGCTTCGACACGGCCTCATCCCTCGGCGAGGAGAGCATGGACCCCAGTCGTAACGCCCCCCGGGCGATTCTGCGCGCGCTGTGCTTCTCCTTCCTCCTCGGCGGGCTGATTCTGCTGTTCGCCCTGCTGGCCGTGCCCAATCTGCAGTCCAAGAAGCTGGCGGTGGACGGACTGCAGTACGTGGTCCTCTCCACGCTCGGGTCGACCGTCGGCCAGATCGTGCTGTGGTGTGTGGTCATCGCGATCACCGTCTGCGAGCTGGCGGTGCAGGCGGCCGGTATCCGGCTGGCGTTCGCGATGGCCCGCGACAACTGTCTGCCCGCCTCCTCGCTGCTCGCCAGGGTCAGCCCCCGTTTCAAGACACCGGTGCTCCCCGCGATCATCATCGGACTGGTGGCCGTCGCGATCCTCGTGGTCAACATCAATCAGCCGCAGATCTTCTCGGTGATCACCAGCATCGCGATCATCATGATCTATCTGGCCTATCTGCTGGTCACGGCGCCGATGCTGGTCCGGAGGCTGCGCGGCACCTGGGAGCCGGTCGAGGGCCGGTTCACGCTGGGCAGGTTCGGCCTTCCCGTCAACATCCTCGCGGTGCTGTGGGGTGCGGCCATGTCCCTCAACCTGGCCTGGCCGCGCCCCGAGGTCTACAACGCGACAGGCCCGCACCACTGGTATCTGCGCTGGGGGGCGTTCGTCTTCATCGGCATCGTCGCGGGCGGGGGGTTCCTCTACTACTGGTTCGTCCAGCGCAAGCGGACCGGCACGCTCGAGGCGCACCGGGCCGTCGTCGCGGACGCGACGCCGCCCACCGTGCCGTGA
- a CDS encoding GMC family oxidoreductase: protein MSAQNPVQEYDYVVVGGGTAGAVIASRLTEDPDVTVCVLEAGPSDVGDDNVLQLDRWMALLESGYDWDYPVEPQENGNSFMRHARAKVLGGCSSHNSCIAFWAPAEDLDEWGALGCTGWSATDCFPLYRRLETNDAPGDHHGRSGPVTIRSVPPNDPCGEALLAACAEAGIPTTPFNTGSTVVRGAHWFQINGRADGTRSSASVSYLHPVLSRKNLEIRTGLQAKRLLFDDNKRCTGVEYLEPDTIHTGSVTAAREVIVSCGAIDSPKLLMLSGIGPAGHLRECGVDVRVDSPGVGSHLQDHPEGVIMWEAKQPMVTASTQWWEIGIFADTVPGLDRPDLMFHYGSVPFDMNTYRRGYPTTDNAFCLTPNVTRARSMGTVRLRTRDFRDKPRVDPRYFTDAHDIRVMTYGLRLAREIAGQASLSGWTGAELAPGPDAQSDDELFAYIRETHNTVYHPAGTVRMGAAADEDSPLDPQLRVKGVRGLRVADASVMPFLPAVNPCITTMMIGEKCADMIKADRPGGN from the coding sequence ATGTCCGCCCAGAACCCTGTGCAGGAGTACGACTACGTGGTGGTGGGCGGCGGTACCGCGGGCGCCGTCATCGCCTCCCGGCTCACCGAGGACCCCGACGTCACCGTCTGTGTGCTGGAGGCGGGGCCATCGGACGTCGGTGACGACAACGTTCTGCAACTCGACCGCTGGATGGCGCTGCTCGAGTCCGGTTACGACTGGGACTATCCCGTGGAGCCGCAGGAGAACGGCAACAGCTTCATGCGGCATGCCCGTGCCAAGGTGCTCGGCGGCTGTTCGTCGCACAACTCCTGCATCGCCTTCTGGGCACCGGCCGAGGATCTGGACGAGTGGGGCGCTCTGGGGTGTACCGGCTGGAGCGCCACCGACTGCTTCCCGCTGTACCGCCGGCTCGAGACCAACGACGCGCCCGGCGACCACCACGGGCGCTCGGGCCCCGTCACGATCCGCAGCGTCCCGCCGAACGACCCGTGCGGTGAGGCGCTGCTGGCCGCATGTGCGGAGGCCGGTATCCCCACCACGCCGTTCAACACCGGCTCCACCGTGGTCCGCGGGGCACACTGGTTCCAGATCAACGGCCGTGCGGACGGCACTCGTTCGTCGGCCTCGGTGTCGTATCTGCACCCGGTGCTCAGCCGGAAGAATCTGGAGATCCGAACCGGCCTCCAGGCCAAGCGACTGCTCTTCGACGACAACAAGCGCTGCACCGGGGTCGAGTATCTGGAACCGGACACGATCCACACCGGCAGCGTCACAGCCGCGCGCGAAGTCATTGTGAGCTGCGGGGCGATCGACTCGCCCAAACTGCTGATGCTGTCGGGAATCGGGCCGGCCGGGCATCTGCGCGAGTGCGGGGTGGATGTCCGCGTGGACTCCCCCGGCGTCGGCTCGCACCTCCAGGACCACCCCGAGGGCGTGATCATGTGGGAGGCGAAGCAGCCCATGGTCACGGCCTCCACCCAGTGGTGGGAGATCGGGATCTTCGCCGACACGGTGCCCGGACTGGACCGGCCCGACCTGATGTTCCACTACGGCTCGGTGCCGTTCGACATGAACACCTACCGGCGCGGCTACCCGACGACGGACAACGCGTTCTGTCTCACTCCGAACGTCACCAGGGCGCGCTCGATGGGCACGGTGCGGCTGCGTACCCGCGACTTCCGCGACAAGCCCAGGGTCGACCCGCGCTACTTCACCGACGCCCACGACATCCGCGTGATGACCTACGGGCTGCGGCTCGCCCGGGAGATCGCCGGACAGGCCTCGTTGTCCGGGTGGACCGGCGCCGAGCTCGCACCGGGGCCGGACGCCCAGTCCGACGACGAGCTCTTCGCCTACATCCGTGAGACGCACAACACCGTCTACCACCCGGCGGGAACCGTGCGGATGGGAGCCGCGGCCGACGAGGACTCCCCGCTCGACCCCCAGCTGCGGGTGAAGGGCGTACGCGGACTCCGGGTCGCCGATGCTTCCGTGATGCCCTTCCTTCCCGCCGTGAATCCGTGCATCACGACGATGATGATCGGCGAGAAGTGTGCCGACATGATCAAGGCGGACCGGCCGGGCGGGAACTGA
- the exaC gene encoding acetaldehyde dehydrogenase ExaC yields MSRYAAPGSDGAIVSYESRYDHWIGGEFVPPVRGQYFENPSPVNGRTFTEIARGTAEDVERALDAAHAAAPAWGRTSAGDRANILNRIADRMEAHLEELAVAESWENGKPVRETLAADIPLAVDHFRYFAGALRSQEGTLSEVDDDTVAYHFHEPLGVVGQIIPWNFPILMATWKLAPALAAGNAVVLKPAEQTPASIHFWMSLISDLLPPGVVNIVNGFGAEAGKPLASSPRVAKIAFTGETTTGRLIMQYASENIRPVTLELGGKSPNIFFDDVWSADDDFRDKALEGFTMFALNQGEVCTCPSRALIQRGHYGEFLEAGIARTEKIVPGHPLDTDTMIGAQASNDQLEKILSYLDIGQQEGAKILTGGQRIEYDGELAGGYYVQPTIFEGDNRMRVFQEEIFGPVVAVTSFSDFDDAITTANDTLYGLGAGVWTRDINTAYRAARAIQAGRVWTNCYHAYPAHAAFGGYKQSGIGRENHRMMLDHYQQTKNVLCSYSPKKLGFF; encoded by the coding sequence ATGTCCCGTTACGCAGCGCCCGGCAGCGACGGCGCGATCGTCTCGTACGAGTCCCGCTACGACCACTGGATCGGCGGCGAGTTCGTACCGCCGGTCCGCGGCCAGTACTTCGAGAACCCGAGCCCTGTCAACGGCCGGACGTTCACCGAGATCGCCAGGGGAACGGCCGAAGACGTCGAGCGCGCCCTGGACGCGGCCCACGCCGCGGCCCCCGCCTGGGGACGGACCTCGGCCGGTGACCGGGCGAACATCCTGAACAGGATCGCCGACCGGATGGAGGCCCATCTCGAAGAACTCGCGGTCGCCGAGAGCTGGGAGAACGGCAAACCGGTGCGCGAGACCCTCGCCGCCGACATCCCGCTGGCCGTCGACCACTTCCGGTATTTCGCCGGGGCGCTGCGTTCCCAGGAGGGCACGCTCAGCGAGGTCGACGACGACACCGTCGCCTATCACTTCCATGAGCCGCTCGGGGTGGTCGGCCAGATCATCCCGTGGAACTTCCCCATCCTGATGGCGACCTGGAAGCTGGCGCCCGCGCTGGCCGCGGGCAACGCCGTAGTGCTCAAGCCCGCCGAACAGACCCCGGCTTCCATCCACTTCTGGATGAGTCTGATCTCCGATCTGCTGCCGCCGGGGGTCGTCAACATCGTGAACGGTTTCGGCGCCGAGGCGGGCAAGCCGCTGGCGTCGAGCCCTCGCGTCGCGAAGATCGCCTTCACCGGGGAGACCACCACGGGCCGGCTGATCATGCAGTACGCATCGGAGAACATCAGGCCCGTCACCCTGGAACTCGGAGGGAAGTCACCGAACATCTTCTTCGACGACGTCTGGTCGGCGGACGACGACTTCCGGGACAAGGCGCTCGAAGGCTTCACCATGTTCGCGCTCAACCAGGGCGAGGTGTGCACCTGTCCCTCGCGCGCGCTGATCCAGCGCGGGCACTACGGCGAGTTCCTGGAAGCGGGCATCGCCCGCACGGAGAAGATCGTTCCGGGCCATCCGCTGGACACGGACACCATGATCGGCGCCCAGGCGTCCAACGACCAGCTGGAGAAGATTCTTTCGTACCTCGACATCGGACAGCAGGAGGGAGCCAAGATCCTCACCGGCGGACAGCGGATCGAGTACGACGGCGAGCTGGCCGGCGGGTACTACGTACAGCCGACGATCTTCGAGGGCGACAACCGGATGCGGGTCTTCCAGGAGGAGATCTTCGGCCCCGTCGTCGCGGTCACCTCCTTCAGCGACTTCGACGACGCGATCACCACGGCCAACGACACGCTGTACGGGCTCGGCGCCGGTGTCTGGACCCGTGACATCAACACCGCGTACCGGGCGGCCCGGGCGATCCAGGCGGGTCGGGTCTGGACGAACTGCTACCACGCGTATCCGGCGCACGCCGCCTTCGGCGGCTACAAGCAGTCCGGCATCGGCCGCGAGAACCACCGGATGATGCTCGACCACTACCAGCAGACCAAGAACGTTCTTTGTTCATACAGCCCGAAGAAACTTGGGTTCTTCTAG
- a CDS encoding FKBP-type peptidyl-prolyl cis-trans isomerase has protein sequence MSELTKPEVDVPKGDAPTELTIRDLVVGHGAEVKPGMVVRVHYVGVAFESGKEFDASWDRGQPFKFALGSGRVIKGWDRGVKGMKVGGRREIIIPPRLGYGNQSPSPLIPAGSTLLFVVDLLASYSSAAGWSNA, from the coding sequence ATGAGTGAACTGACGAAGCCCGAGGTCGACGTTCCGAAGGGGGACGCGCCTACCGAGTTGACCATCCGGGACCTGGTCGTCGGGCACGGCGCCGAAGTGAAGCCGGGCATGGTGGTCAGGGTCCACTACGTCGGGGTGGCCTTCGAGTCCGGGAAGGAGTTCGATGCCTCCTGGGACCGGGGCCAGCCGTTCAAGTTTGCCCTGGGCAGTGGCAGAGTCATCAAGGGCTGGGACCGGGGGGTGAAGGGGATGAAGGTCGGCGGTCGACGCGAGATCATCATTCCCCCACGTCTCGGCTACGGCAATCAGTCGCCATCACCGTTGATCCCTGCGGGCTCGACCCTCCTCTTCGTGGTGGACCTGCTGGCCTCGTATTCCAGCGCAGCCGGGTGGAGCAACGCCTAG
- a CDS encoding LacI family DNA-binding transcriptional regulator: protein MAQRKSNRTTISDVAALAGVSVSAVSKIVNGKGSFPEPTRERVLWAVSQLKWSPSAAAVALRGAKTRAIGMVASRAPDVLNTDPHFALLIAGIESELAPRDYGLLLHIVGEHPAAEERAYRRLADERRVDGVILTESRINDHRFSLLRGLRLPAVLVGTPWEQDPIPTVQAADQDQGMKDAVDHLVALGHRRVAYVAGPEDRVHTGHRRLVFTETLECHGLLASHMLTSDFAARTTGQVVEQALRADNAPTAIVFANDMMALAGISAARRAGLDVPGDLSVIGHDDLPVGQLMYPRLTTIRQDLERLGRVAALSLLQQLGEEEIAPVPTVVSPQLIVRESTARAC, encoded by the coding sequence GTGGCCCAGCGCAAGAGCAACCGGACGACGATCAGCGATGTCGCGGCGCTGGCAGGTGTCTCGGTCTCCGCCGTCTCGAAGATCGTCAACGGCAAGGGATCGTTCCCCGAGCCCACCCGCGAACGGGTGCTCTGGGCTGTCAGCCAGCTGAAGTGGTCCCCGTCGGCTGCGGCCGTCGCCCTGCGGGGCGCGAAGACGCGGGCCATCGGCATGGTCGCGAGCCGCGCCCCGGACGTCCTCAACACCGACCCGCACTTCGCGTTGCTGATCGCGGGCATCGAGAGCGAACTCGCGCCACGCGACTACGGGCTTCTCCTGCACATCGTCGGTGAGCACCCCGCGGCCGAGGAACGCGCCTACCGGCGGCTGGCCGACGAGCGGCGCGTCGACGGGGTGATCCTCACCGAGAGCCGCATCAACGACCACCGGTTCTCCCTGCTGCGCGGTCTGCGGCTGCCCGCCGTCCTGGTCGGCACGCCGTGGGAGCAGGACCCGATTCCCACGGTGCAGGCTGCCGACCAGGACCAGGGCATGAAGGACGCGGTCGATCACCTGGTGGCGCTCGGTCACCGGCGTGTCGCCTACGTCGCAGGGCCCGAGGACCGTGTGCACACCGGCCATCGCCGGCTGGTCTTCACCGAGACGCTGGAGTGCCACGGTCTGCTGGCCAGCCACATGCTGACCTCGGACTTCGCGGCCCGCACCACGGGCCAGGTCGTCGAGCAGGCCCTGCGGGCCGACAACGCCCCTACCGCGATCGTCTTCGCCAACGACATGATGGCGCTCGCGGGAATCTCCGCGGCCCGTCGCGCGGGCCTGGACGTCCCCGGCGATCTGTCCGTCATCGGCCACGACGACCTGCCCGTCGGTCAGCTCATGTATCCACGTCTGACCACCATCAGGCAGGACCTGGAGCGGCTCGGCCGGGTCGCCGCTCTGAGTCTTCTCCAGCAGCTCGGCGAGGAAGAGATCGCGCCGGTGCCCACGGTGGTCTCTCCCCAGCTGATCGTGCGGGAGTCCACCGCACGGGCCTGCTGA
- a CDS encoding carbohydrate ABC transporter permease yields MARHPVSRTRRLPGAGRIAAYLGAWGYALVLVLPLYYLLVSSFKNNDEIFSDPLGLPDSLSLTKFSTSIHDARLDLAILNSLIVTLCSLAVVLILAVPASYALARAKGRVATAIERAFSLGFLIPTFAALVPTFLLAAQLGLFHTRTFIILFLPATSLPLAVVLLTQFMRTVPDEVEEAARMDGAGNWTVLIRIYLPMVVPGIVTVLILSFLAFWNEYLYSLVIIGPDQAQRTIQVAVPTLRSSLSTDFGVLSAGTVVTLIPVYAVYSVLQRRMEGALMGGAVKL; encoded by the coding sequence ATGGCCCGTCACCCCGTGAGCCGAACCCGCCGCCTACCCGGTGCCGGGCGCATCGCCGCCTACCTGGGTGCCTGGGGCTACGCCCTGGTGCTGGTGCTGCCCCTCTACTACCTGTTGGTGTCCTCCTTCAAGAACAACGACGAGATCTTCTCGGATCCGCTCGGACTGCCCGACTCGCTGTCCCTCACCAAGTTCTCCACCTCGATCCATGACGCACGCCTGGATCTGGCCATCCTCAACTCGCTCATCGTCACGCTGTGTTCGCTGGCCGTCGTACTGATCCTGGCGGTTCCCGCCTCCTATGCGCTGGCCCGCGCCAAAGGGCGGGTCGCCACCGCCATCGAGCGGGCCTTCTCGCTCGGCTTCCTGATCCCCACCTTCGCAGCCCTCGTCCCCACCTTTCTTCTCGCCGCGCAACTGGGCCTCTTCCACACGCGTACCTTCATCATCCTGTTCCTGCCCGCCACCTCGCTTCCGCTGGCGGTGGTGCTGCTGACCCAGTTCATGCGCACCGTGCCCGACGAGGTCGAGGAAGCCGCCCGGATGGACGGTGCGGGCAACTGGACGGTCCTGATCCGTATATATCTGCCCATGGTGGTCCCGGGCATCGTCACCGTGCTCATCCTGAGCTTTCTGGCCTTCTGGAACGAATACCTCTACTCACTCGTGATCATCGGGCCGGACCAGGCCCAACGCACCATCCAGGTCGCGGTACCGACGCTCCGTTCCTCGCTGTCCACCGATTTCGGGGTGCTCTCGGCTGGTACCGTGGTCACTCTCATTCCTGTGTATGCCGTGTACTCCGTTCTGCAGCGGCGTATGGAGGGGGCCCTGATGGGCGGCGCGGTAAAGCTCTAG
- a CDS encoding carbohydrate ABC transporter permease has translation MATTTMSTTTTPAPAPGAVRPSRRTPRTTVMAVPALLWYAVFMVGPIGAIFVISVLRWPGMLAEVGFAGLDNYRAVLSDTLFWDSALNSAVQLVIAVPVMIVGAFMLGYFISTKPRGYRVLKVIVFTPALISASAKAMIFWGMFAPNGMINKLLSGIGLGSLQHAWIADTSTAFGCIIAIDIWSGIGYTATLYAARLDALPTSVYEAAEIDGAGHFRRMWRIAFPMVREYVGITVMLQFLWTLFTSAQNVLLLTQGGPGNSSTNLSFLVYQKAFVQSDLGYSQAAGVLLFAVGLVGMLVIRRLFRQPY, from the coding sequence ATGGCCACGACAACGATGTCCACCACCACTACACCCGCGCCCGCCCCCGGCGCGGTCCGCCCATCGAGGCGTACACCTCGCACCACCGTGATGGCCGTGCCGGCCCTCCTCTGGTACGCCGTCTTCATGGTCGGCCCGATCGGTGCGATCTTCGTGATCTCGGTCCTGCGCTGGCCCGGCATGCTCGCCGAGGTCGGCTTCGCCGGACTGGACAACTACCGAGCGGTCCTGAGCGACACCCTGTTCTGGGACTCGGCTCTCAACAGCGCCGTCCAACTGGTCATCGCCGTCCCCGTGATGATCGTCGGGGCGTTCATGCTGGGCTACTTCATCTCCACGAAGCCGCGCGGCTACCGGGTCCTGAAGGTCATCGTCTTCACCCCGGCGCTGATCTCCGCCTCCGCCAAGGCCATGATCTTCTGGGGCATGTTCGCGCCCAACGGCATGATCAACAAGCTGCTGTCCGGTATCGGCCTCGGTTCCCTTCAGCACGCCTGGATCGCCGACACCTCCACCGCGTTCGGCTGCATCATCGCCATCGACATCTGGAGTGGCATCGGCTATACCGCCACCCTCTACGCCGCCCGCCTGGACGCCCTGCCCACCTCCGTGTACGAGGCCGCCGAGATCGATGGTGCCGGACACTTCCGGCGCATGTGGCGGATCGCCTTCCCGATGGTGCGTGAATACGTCGGCATAACGGTGATGCTGCAGTTCCTGTGGACGCTGTTCACCTCCGCCCAGAACGTGCTGCTGCTCACCCAGGGCGGCCCCGGCAACAGCTCCACCAACCTCTCCTTCCTCGTCTACCAGAAGGCGTTCGTCCAGTCCGACCTGGGCTACAGCCAGGCTGCGGGAGTGCTTCTCTTCGCGGTCGGGCTGGTCGGCATGCTCGTCATCCGCCGGCTCTTCCGCCAGCCCTACTGA
- a CDS encoding ABC transporter substrate-binding protein — MKRRLAVVVATAAATVLVASCAGPLDPKTDDPRTLVVHSRFSAGTQGADVYASVVKQFERENPGLHIKNLYSGDDIFNTFETSRLADKESDVLMVNLYDKSFSWTGLGATPPVNRYLKNWGLTGRVQPAALKAWTDGKGRLRAFPWMGFTWPVLVNTDLLRKAGVSHPPRTMDDLMDTVRALKAKKIPPMTIGGNDWSGQKFLMQVMQGYLRPEVARRVFSEGGYCAEPQAMKGLELFARLRDAGLFVKGAQGLGADQMNADYFEQRAAMMPALSSTIAAVPPAVAEHTEATGFPSPADGTYGKPTLYNGMTSTGIWVTPNGTKKLGLSEKFVKFMYRKDIVQKFIDRSGYVMNLRGQGPSSQLPLVGRSVGVSHSDDVSEVVMPDSYVPAAVSTPLNRATSIAYTPGTSAGAMCKALDTAYRS; from the coding sequence ATGAAACGAAGGCTGGCCGTCGTGGTGGCCACCGCTGCCGCGACCGTCCTGGTGGCTTCCTGCGCAGGACCTCTCGATCCCAAGACCGACGATCCGCGAACTCTCGTCGTGCACAGCCGGTTCTCCGCCGGAACCCAGGGCGCGGACGTCTACGCCTCGGTGGTGAAGCAGTTCGAGCGGGAGAACCCTGGGCTGCACATAAAGAACCTGTACAGCGGCGACGACATCTTCAACACGTTCGAGACGTCCCGCCTCGCCGACAAGGAGTCGGACGTGCTGATGGTCAACCTCTACGACAAGTCCTTCTCCTGGACGGGCCTCGGCGCCACCCCGCCGGTCAACCGCTACCTCAAGAACTGGGGCCTGACCGGCCGGGTGCAGCCCGCGGCGCTGAAGGCGTGGACGGACGGCAAGGGACGGCTCCGGGCCTTCCCGTGGATGGGCTTCACCTGGCCGGTCCTGGTCAACACCGACTTGCTGCGCAAAGCGGGCGTCAGCCACCCGCCGCGAACCATGGACGACCTGATGGACACGGTGCGAGCGCTCAAGGCGAAGAAGATCCCGCCCATGACCATCGGCGGGAACGACTGGTCGGGGCAGAAGTTCCTGATGCAGGTCATGCAGGGCTATCTCCGGCCCGAGGTGGCCCGGCGGGTGTTCAGTGAAGGCGGCTACTGTGCCGAACCCCAGGCCATGAAGGGGCTGGAGCTCTTCGCCAGGTTGCGTGACGCCGGACTGTTCGTCAAAGGGGCGCAGGGCCTGGGCGCCGACCAGATGAACGCGGACTACTTCGAGCAACGCGCCGCGATGATGCCCGCGCTCTCTTCCACGATCGCTGCCGTCCCCCCGGCCGTCGCCGAGCACACCGAGGCCACCGGCTTTCCCTCCCCGGCCGACGGCACCTACGGCAAGCCCACGCTCTACAACGGCATGACCTCCACCGGGATATGGGTCACGCCCAACGGGACAAAGAAGCTGGGGCTCAGCGAGAAGTTCGTGAAGTTCATGTACCGCAAGGACATCGTCCAGAAGTTCATCGACCGGTCCGGATACGTCATGAACCTGCGCGGCCAGGGCCCCTCGTCGCAGCTTCCCCTGGTCGGCCGCTCCGTCGGCGTCTCGCACAGCGACGACGTCAGCGAGGTCGTCATGCCCGACTCCTACGTGCCCGCGGCGGTCTCGACGCCGCTCAACCGCGCCACGTCCATCGCCTACACACCCGGGACAAGCGCCGGCGCCATGTGCAAGGCCCTCGACACCGCCTACCGCAGCTGA